The Bradyrhizobium ottawaense genome window below encodes:
- a CDS encoding hybrid sensor histidine kinase/response regulator has product MDDLLREFLTETSESLDTVDNQLVKFEQEPNNAKILDNIFRLVHTIKGTCGFLGLPRLEALAHAGETLMGKFRDGMPVTGQAVTVILSSIDRIKEILAGLEATEAEPEGTDRDLIDKLEAMVEQGMAAMAAGAAAAPVAEAPPLVPEAPVAAAAPANLTSGTLIDQTLERPLRPGEVSLDELERAFRETAIEAPTPAPVAKPEAKAEPAPAAEAPAPVAKEVAKPAKEKAAPKKSMADEGASEGDRIANQSIRVNVDTLEHLMTMVSELVLTRNQLLEISRRNEDTEFKVPLQRLSNVTAELQEGVMKTRMQPIGNAWQKLPRIVRDLSSELGKQIELEMHGADTELDRQVLDLIKDPLTHMVRNSADHGLETPAERLASGKGEQGTIRLSAYHEGGHIIICIADNGRGLNTEKIKAKAISSGLVTEAELEKMSEAQIHKFIFAPGFSTAAAITSVSGRGVGMDVVRTNIDQIGGTIDIKSVAGEGSSVTIKIPLTLAIVSALIVEAAGDRFAIPQLSVVELVRARANSEHRIERIKDTAVLRLRNKLLPLIHLKKLLKIDDGAASDPENGFIVVTQVGSQTFGIVVDGVFHTEEIVVKPMSTKLRHIDMFSGNTILGDGAVIMIIDPNGIAKALGAAGSSAHDMGDENGAHHIGSGEQTTSLLVFRAGSSQPKAVPLGLVTRLEELPADKIEFSNGRYMVQYREQLMPLVAMESVTIASQGAQPILVFADDGRSMGLVVDEIIDIVEERLNIEVGGSASGILGSAVIKGQATEVIDVGHFLPMAFADWFTRKEMKPSMHSQSVLLVDDSAFFRNMLAPVLKAAGYRVRTAPTAQEGLAALRAQSFDVVLTDIEMPDMNGFEFAEVIRSDNNLGSMPIIGLSALVSPAAIERGRQAGFHDYVAKFDRPGLIAALKEQTAGAAGASELNRAAA; this is encoded by the coding sequence ATGGATGATCTGTTGCGGGAGTTTTTGACGGAGACCAGCGAGAGCCTGGACACCGTCGACAACCAGTTGGTGAAGTTCGAACAGGAGCCGAACAACGCCAAGATCCTGGATAACATCTTCCGCCTGGTCCACACCATCAAGGGCACCTGCGGCTTCCTCGGATTGCCGCGGCTCGAAGCGCTGGCCCATGCCGGCGAGACGTTGATGGGCAAATTCCGTGACGGCATGCCGGTGACCGGGCAGGCGGTGACGGTGATCCTGTCCTCGATCGACCGCATCAAGGAAATCCTCGCGGGCCTCGAGGCGACCGAAGCCGAGCCCGAGGGGACCGACCGCGATCTCATCGACAAGCTGGAAGCGATGGTCGAGCAGGGCATGGCGGCAATGGCCGCGGGCGCTGCCGCCGCTCCCGTTGCCGAAGCTCCGCCGCTGGTGCCGGAAGCACCGGTTGCCGCTGCTGCGCCGGCAAACCTGACCTCGGGCACGCTGATCGACCAGACCCTGGAGCGCCCGCTGCGTCCGGGCGAAGTCTCGCTCGACGAGCTCGAGCGCGCCTTCCGCGAGACCGCGATCGAAGCGCCGACGCCCGCGCCCGTCGCCAAGCCTGAAGCCAAGGCCGAGCCCGCGCCGGCCGCTGAAGCGCCCGCGCCCGTTGCCAAGGAAGTCGCAAAGCCCGCCAAGGAGAAGGCCGCGCCGAAGAAGTCGATGGCCGACGAGGGCGCCAGCGAAGGCGACCGCATCGCCAACCAGTCGATCCGCGTCAACGTGGATACGCTGGAGCATCTGATGACCATGGTCTCCGAGCTGGTGCTGACCCGCAACCAGCTGCTGGAGATCTCCCGCCGCAACGAGGACACCGAGTTCAAGGTGCCGTTGCAGCGCCTGTCCAACGTCACCGCCGAGCTGCAGGAAGGCGTCATGAAGACGCGCATGCAGCCGATCGGCAATGCCTGGCAGAAGCTGCCCCGCATCGTCCGCGACCTGTCGAGCGAACTCGGCAAGCAGATCGAATTGGAGATGCACGGCGCCGACACTGAGCTCGACCGCCAGGTGCTCGATTTGATCAAGGACCCGCTCACCCACATGGTGCGCAACTCCGCCGATCATGGCCTGGAGACCCCCGCCGAGCGTCTCGCATCCGGCAAGGGCGAGCAGGGCACCATCCGCCTGTCCGCCTATCACGAGGGCGGCCACATCATCATCTGCATCGCCGACAACGGCCGTGGCCTCAACACCGAGAAGATCAAGGCCAAGGCGATCTCCTCAGGGTTGGTCACCGAGGCCGAGCTCGAAAAGATGAGCGAAGCCCAGATCCACAAGTTCATCTTCGCGCCCGGCTTCTCCACCGCAGCCGCCATCACCTCGGTGTCGGGCCGCGGCGTCGGCATGGACGTGGTGCGCACCAATATCGACCAGATCGGCGGCACCATCGACATCAAGTCGGTGGCCGGCGAGGGAAGCTCCGTCACCATCAAGATCCCGCTGACGCTGGCCATCGTCTCCGCCCTGATCGTCGAAGCCGCCGGCGACCGCTTTGCGATCCCGCAGCTCTCGGTGGTCGAGCTGGTGCGGGCCCGCGCCAACTCAGAGCACCGCATCGAGCGCATCAAGGACACCGCGGTCCTCCGTCTGCGCAACAAGCTGCTGCCGCTGATCCATCTGAAGAAGCTGCTCAAGATCGACGACGGCGCCGCCTCGGATCCCGAGAACGGCTTCATCGTGGTCACGCAAGTCGGCAGCCAGACCTTCGGCATCGTCGTCGACGGCGTGTTCCACACCGAAGAGATCGTGGTGAAGCCGATGTCGACCAAGCTGCGTCACATCGACATGTTCTCCGGCAACACCATCCTGGGCGATGGCGCGGTGATCATGATCATCGACCCCAACGGTATTGCCAAGGCGCTCGGCGCCGCCGGCTCCTCGGCCCATGACATGGGCGACGAGAACGGCGCGCATCACATCGGAAGCGGCGAGCAGACCACTTCGCTGCTGGTGTTCCGCGCCGGCTCGTCGCAGCCCAAGGCGGTCCCGCTTGGCCTCGTCACGCGCCTGGAAGAGCTGCCCGCCGACAAGATCGAGTTCTCGAACGGCCGCTACATGGTGCAATACCGCGAGCAGCTGATGCCGCTCGTCGCCATGGAGAGCGTCACCATTGCCAGCCAGGGCGCCCAGCCGATCCTGGTGTTCGCCGATGACGGCCGCTCCATGGGCCTCGTCGTCGACGAGATCATCGACATCGTCGAGGAACGGCTCAACATCGAGGTCGGCGGCTCCGCCTCCGGCATCCTCGGCTCGGCCGTGATCAAGGGCCAGGCCACCGAGGTGATCGACGTCGGCCACTTCCTCCCGATGGCGTTCGCCGACTGGTTCACCCGCAAGGAGATGAAGCCGTCGATGCACTCGCAGTCGGTGCTGCTGGTCGACGACAGCGCCTTCTTCCGCAACATGCTGGCGCCCGTGCTCAAGGCGGCCGGCTACCGCGTCCGCACCGCGCCGACCGCGCAGGAGGGCCTCGCGGCACTGCGGGCGCAGAGCTTCGACGTGGTCCTGACCGACATCGAGATGCCCGACATGAACGGGTTCGAGTTCGCGGAAGTTATCCGCTCCGACAACAATCTGGGCTCGATGCCGATCATCGGCCTGTCCGCGCTGGTGTCGCCGGCGGCGATCGAGCGCGGCCGTCAGGCCGGCTTCCACGACTATGTCGCCAAGTTCGACCGTCCCGGTCTGATCGCGGCGCTGAAGGAGCAGACCGCGGGTGCCGCCGGCGCCTCCGAGCTGAACCGGGCAGCGGCGTAA
- a CDS encoding glutathionylspermidine synthase family protein, which produces MQRINCLERDDWRETAAQCGFVFHTIDGERYWDERAYYGFTLDEIERGIETPTAEIEAMCLELAGRVIGEERYLRRLQIPEAFWSLIAESWQRDDRSLYGRLDLKFDGKSPAKLLEYNADTPTSIFEAAVFQWTWLEQAIERRIVPVRADQFNSIHERLIAAWKEIAAGRHVHLTGTTDNSEDAGTLAYLEDTARQAGLSTRLLDIEEVGWRDEPGGFVDLDEADIALAFKLYPWEWMFQDSFGAKLKEAPTRWIEPPWKAVLSNKGILPLLWEMFPNHPHLLPAFFEDDARAAELGTSYVRKPLLSREGANVTIVSGGVSLDEQEGPYGAEGFVRQALSPLPNFSGFYPVVGSWLVNHEPCGLSIREDESPITGNRLRFLPHAIL; this is translated from the coding sequence ATGCAGCGCATCAATTGCCTGGAGCGCGACGACTGGCGGGAGACCGCGGCGCAATGCGGCTTCGTCTTCCACACCATCGACGGCGAACGCTATTGGGACGAGCGCGCTTATTACGGCTTCACGCTCGACGAGATCGAGCGCGGCATCGAGACGCCGACCGCCGAGATCGAGGCGATGTGCCTGGAGCTTGCCGGCCGCGTCATCGGCGAGGAGCGGTACCTGCGGCGCTTGCAGATTCCGGAAGCGTTCTGGAGCCTGATCGCCGAGAGCTGGCAGCGCGACGACCGCAGCCTCTATGGCCGGCTCGATTTGAAATTCGACGGCAAGTCGCCGGCAAAACTGCTCGAATACAACGCGGATACGCCGACCTCGATCTTCGAGGCCGCGGTGTTTCAATGGACCTGGCTCGAGCAGGCGATCGAGCGCCGCATCGTCCCTGTTCGCGCCGATCAGTTCAACTCCATCCATGAGCGGTTGATCGCGGCGTGGAAGGAGATCGCCGCGGGCCGTCATGTCCATCTCACCGGCACCACCGACAACTCGGAAGACGCCGGCACGCTCGCTTATCTCGAGGACACCGCGCGCCAGGCCGGCCTCTCGACCAGGTTGCTCGACATCGAAGAGGTCGGCTGGCGCGATGAGCCTGGCGGCTTCGTCGATCTCGACGAGGCCGACATCGCACTCGCCTTCAAGCTCTATCCCTGGGAATGGATGTTCCAGGATTCCTTCGGCGCGAAGCTGAAGGAGGCGCCGACGCGCTGGATCGAGCCGCCGTGGAAAGCGGTGCTCTCCAACAAGGGCATTTTGCCGCTGCTGTGGGAGATGTTTCCGAACCATCCCCATCTGCTGCCGGCGTTCTTCGAGGACGACGCGCGGGCAGCGGAGCTCGGAACGTCGTATGTCCGCAAGCCGCTGCTGTCGCGCGAAGGCGCCAACGTCACGATCGTGTCAGGCGGCGTATCGCTGGACGAGCAGGAAGGTCCCTACGGCGCCGAAGGTTTCGTGCGCCAAGCGCTCTCGCCGCTGCCGAATTTTTCAGGCTTCTATCCGGTGGTGGGAAGCTGGCTGGTGAACCACGAGCCGTGCGGATTGTCGATCCGCGAGGACGAGAGCCCGATCACCGGCAACCGCTTGCGGTTTCTGCCGCATGCGATTTTGTGA
- a CDS encoding YHS domain-containing (seleno)protein, with amino-acid sequence MRPGIALIGLLVCLLSGVWLTGPVTPAGAATTERVVVNRFTGVAIEGFDPVAYFVAGAAMQGTAEFEANLWGAVWRFRNEGNRASFLAHPEIYGPQFGGYDPADIARGVTVAGNPRFFAIVAQRLYLFSREANRDAFAANPERFLYEVGKRWPALQDKLGQ; translated from the coding sequence TTGCGCCCCGGAATTGCCTTGATCGGCCTCCTCGTCTGCCTGCTGTCGGGCGTATGGCTCACCGGCCCGGTCACGCCGGCCGGGGCTGCCACCACCGAGCGGGTCGTCGTCAACCGCTTCACCGGCGTCGCCATCGAAGGGTTCGATCCCGTCGCCTATTTCGTCGCGGGGGCGGCCATGCAGGGCACGGCGGAGTTCGAGGCGAACCTCTGGGGCGCGGTCTGGCGCTTCCGCAACGAGGGCAACCGCGCCTCCTTCCTGGCCCATCCCGAAATCTATGGACCGCAATTCGGCGGCTACGACCCCGCCGACATCGCCCGAGGGGTGACCGTCGCCGGCAATCCCCGTTTCTTCGCGATCGTGGCGCAGCGGCTCTATCTGTTCAGCCGGGAAGCCAACCGCGACGCCTTCGCCGCCAATCCCGAGCGGTTCCTCTATGAGGTGGGCAAGCGCTGGCCGGCCCTTCAGGACAAGCTCGGTCAGTAG
- a CDS encoding DUF1134 domain-containing protein — MTFASRLAALALAAMVGWIVPASAQQAPPPNLPPPQRTPTPSTYGPDELVGAGHRFFGNVSRGLASIIEKAISQWGLPNGYILGEEGSGAFVAGLRYGEGTLYTKNAGDLRVYWQGPSLGFDWGGDGARTMTLVYNLPATNAIYQRFAGLDGSAYIIGGFGMTALTANNIVLVPIRSGLGLRLGANIGYLKYTPRATWNPF, encoded by the coding sequence ATGACTTTCGCATCACGCCTTGCTGCGCTCGCGCTTGCCGCGATGGTCGGCTGGATCGTGCCGGCCTCCGCCCAGCAGGCGCCGCCGCCCAATCTGCCGCCGCCGCAGCGGACCCCGACGCCCAGCACCTATGGGCCGGACGAGCTCGTCGGCGCCGGACACCGTTTCTTCGGCAACGTCTCGCGCGGGCTCGCCTCGATCATCGAGAAGGCGATCAGCCAATGGGGTCTGCCCAACGGCTATATCCTGGGTGAGGAAGGTTCCGGCGCGTTCGTCGCCGGCCTGCGCTACGGCGAAGGCACGCTCTACACCAAGAATGCCGGGGATCTGCGCGTCTACTGGCAGGGCCCCTCGCTCGGCTTCGACTGGGGCGGCGACGGCGCGCGCACCATGACGCTGGTCTATAACCTGCCCGCCACCAACGCGATCTACCAGCGCTTTGCCGGCCTCGACGGCTCGGCCTACATCATCGGCGGCTTCGGCATGACGGCGCTCACCGCCAACAACATCGTGCTGGTGCCGATCCGCTCCGGGCTCGGCCTCAGGCTCGGCGCCAATATCGGCTACCTCAAATACACGCCGCGTGCGACCTGGAACCCATTCTAG
- a CDS encoding protein-glutamate methylesterase/protein-glutamine glutaminase, protein MSVAFAGNSTTTGSREAGPLRVMIVDDSVVIRGLISRWIGAEHDMEVAASLRTGLEAVNQIERINPDVAVLDIEMPELDGISALPQLLAKKRDLVIIMASTLTRRNAEISFKALSLGAADYIPKPESTREASAADIFHHDLIQKIRHLGARLRRKAAVASPPLAPASPAPAPRSPVARPTAPVPAVPAASSGALTMRPFSPQAPKVLLIGSSTGGPQALMALVTELGPVIDRFPVLITQHMPPTFTTILAEHLARSSRKPAAEAVDGEPVKPGRIYLAPGGKHMRVVRSGADTVIALDDGPAVNFCKPAVDPLFTSAIDIWHGSILSVILTGMGSDGMRGGKDIVAAGGSVIAQDEASSVVWGMPGAAANAGICAAILPLNQIGAKVNRLFAGDRA, encoded by the coding sequence ATGAGTGTTGCGTTCGCAGGTAATTCGACCACGACCGGCTCGCGCGAAGCGGGGCCGCTGCGGGTGATGATCGTCGACGACTCCGTCGTCATCCGCGGTCTGATCTCGCGCTGGATCGGTGCCGAGCACGACATGGAGGTCGCTGCCTCGCTGCGCACCGGCCTCGAAGCGGTCAACCAGATCGAACGCATCAATCCCGACGTTGCCGTGCTCGACATCGAAATGCCCGAGCTCGACGGCATCTCGGCGCTGCCGCAGTTGCTGGCGAAGAAGCGCGATCTCGTCATCATCATGGCTTCGACGCTGACCCGCCGTAACGCGGAGATCAGCTTCAAGGCACTGTCGCTCGGCGCCGCCGATTACATTCCGAAGCCGGAATCGACGCGCGAGGCGTCGGCCGCCGACATCTTTCATCACGACCTGATTCAGAAGATCCGCCATCTCGGTGCGCGGCTGCGTCGCAAGGCCGCGGTCGCAAGCCCGCCGCTGGCGCCCGCAAGCCCGGCTCCGGCCCCGCGTAGTCCTGTTGCGCGGCCCACAGCGCCCGTTCCGGCGGTGCCTGCTGCGTCGTCAGGGGCGCTCACCATGCGCCCGTTCTCCCCTCAGGCGCCCAAGGTGCTGCTGATCGGCTCCTCGACCGGCGGTCCGCAGGCGCTGATGGCGCTCGTCACCGAGCTCGGCCCGGTGATCGACCGCTTCCCGGTGCTGATCACCCAGCACATGCCGCCGACTTTCACCACTATTCTTGCCGAGCATCTGGCGCGTTCGAGCCGTAAGCCGGCAGCCGAGGCGGTCGACGGCGAGCCGGTGAAGCCGGGACGGATTTATCTTGCGCCCGGCGGCAAGCACATGCGCGTGGTGCGCAGCGGCGCGGACACCGTGATCGCGCTCGACGACGGCCCCGCCGTCAATTTCTGCAAGCCCGCGGTCGATCCGCTCTTCACCTCCGCCATCGACATCTGGCACGGCAGCATCCTCTCCGTGATCCTGACCGGCATGGGCTCGGACGGTATGCGCGGCGGCAAGGACATCGTTGCCGCCGGCGGCAGCGTCATCGCGCAGGACGAAGCCTCCAGCGTGGTATGGGGCATGCCGGGCGCGGCGGCCAATGCCGGCATCTGCGCGGCGATCCTGCCGCTCAACCAGATCGGCGCCAAGGTCAACCGCCTGTTCGCGGGAGATCGCGCGTGA
- a CDS encoding HamA C-terminal domain-containing protein — MTRLGADGRTNKGVGRLSTITATDLTSALTGNPEALDVHLMLVERDVLIEGHSVKIHCHCLTVDGNGRVQPHRLAEFMRNAVVDYAIPRSKLAAAKARDAKYNSTEAVAELVERAKRSFTDLAKTGEGGEMLLFLLAERFLKLPQILCKMDLKTDTRLHYHGADGVYAGVMPEGIPKLYWGESKIYKDAGAAIRDCLASLAPFLIEPEHEETDRERDLVLLSDKADLSDATLTDALKKYFDKSSVMSKRVQYCGVALVGFDAPFYPKDDVKAIAEEIVEASRAELAVWSKRIGERLKSEKLDQMEIELFCIPLPSADGFRAAFLRAMGIKTE, encoded by the coding sequence TTGACTCGTCTGGGGGCAGACGGGCGTACGAACAAGGGGGTAGGCCGTCTGTCGACCATCACCGCGACTGATCTCACGTCCGCGCTGACAGGGAATCCGGAAGCACTCGACGTTCACCTCATGTTGGTGGAGCGCGACGTCCTCATCGAGGGTCATTCGGTCAAGATCCACTGTCATTGCCTCACAGTGGATGGAAACGGCCGCGTCCAGCCGCACCGGCTGGCGGAGTTCATGCGGAACGCCGTAGTCGACTATGCGATACCGCGCTCGAAGCTCGCTGCAGCGAAAGCGCGCGACGCCAAGTACAATAGCACCGAGGCGGTCGCCGAACTCGTCGAGCGCGCCAAGCGGTCGTTCACCGATTTGGCGAAGACCGGAGAGGGCGGCGAGATGCTGCTGTTCTTATTGGCCGAGCGCTTCCTCAAGCTGCCTCAGATTCTGTGCAAGATGGATCTCAAGACAGACACGCGCCTACACTACCATGGAGCCGATGGGGTGTACGCTGGCGTGATGCCGGAAGGCATCCCGAAGCTCTACTGGGGTGAATCCAAAATCTACAAGGACGCGGGAGCCGCGATCCGCGACTGCCTCGCCTCACTCGCTCCCTTCCTCATTGAACCAGAACACGAGGAAACCGACAGGGAACGCGATCTGGTGCTCCTGAGCGACAAGGCCGACCTCAGTGATGCGACGCTCACCGACGCGCTGAAGAAGTATTTTGACAAGTCGTCGGTGATGTCCAAGCGGGTCCAATACTGCGGCGTGGCCCTGGTGGGCTTCGACGCGCCGTTCTATCCGAAAGATGACGTAAAGGCGATCGCGGAGGAGATCGTTGAGGCCTCACGCGCGGAACTGGCCGTTTGGAGCAAAAGGATCGGCGAGCGGCTCAAGTCGGAGAAGCTCGACCAGATGGAAATCGAGCTGTTTTGCATCCCGCTGCCGTCGGCCGACGGCTTCCGCGCCGCATTTCTCAGAGCGATGGGGATTAAGACGGAATGA
- a CDS encoding 3'(2'),5'-bisphosphate nucleotidase CysQ family protein: MEPLTALVVKAGEAILSVNRAAMRIDGKQDGSPVTEADLAADHIIADGLAQLAGDVPTLSEERTQLASPSFDGSFFLIDPLDGTKEFVAGRDEFTVNLALVTSGVPLLGIVSAPALGLLWRGIVGRGAERVSFDGATIGVAEPIHTRKLPAQGEPWIAAVSRSHGDPRSEAFIDSRPNAVRRTVGSAVKFGRIAEGSADIYPRFGPTCEWDVGAGSAVVNAAGGKVTDGKGGQLRFGERHASGFIIPEFIAWGDPQAARLWQDSEGCY, translated from the coding sequence ATGGAGCCGCTCACCGCGCTGGTGGTGAAGGCGGGCGAGGCGATCCTCAGCGTCAACCGGGCGGCGATGCGGATCGACGGCAAGCAGGACGGCTCGCCGGTAACCGAGGCGGATCTCGCCGCCGACCACATCATCGCGGACGGCCTGGCCCAGCTTGCGGGCGACGTTCCGACCCTTTCGGAAGAGCGGACCCAGCTCGCCTCGCCCTCGTTTGATGGAAGCTTCTTCCTGATCGACCCGCTCGACGGCACCAAGGAGTTCGTCGCCGGTCGAGACGAGTTCACCGTCAATCTCGCTTTGGTGACATCAGGCGTGCCGCTGCTGGGCATCGTCAGCGCGCCTGCGCTCGGCCTGCTCTGGCGCGGCATCGTCGGCCGCGGCGCCGAGCGCGTGAGCTTTGACGGCGCGACCATCGGCGTGGCCGAGCCGATCCACACCCGCAAGCTGCCTGCGCAAGGCGAGCCCTGGATCGCGGCGGTGAGCCGCTCGCACGGCGATCCCAGGAGCGAAGCCTTCATCGACAGCAGGCCCAACGCCGTCAGACGGACCGTCGGCTCGGCCGTGAAATTCGGCCGGATCGCGGAAGGCAGCGCCGACATCTACCCCCGGTTCGGGCCCACCTGCGAATGGGACGTCGGGGCCGGCTCTGCGGTCGTAAACGCGGCCGGCGGCAAGGTGACCGACGGCAAGGGCGGCCAGCTCCGCTTCGGCGAACGGCACGCCAGCGGCTTCATCATCCCGGAGTTCATCGCCTGGGGCGACCCGCAGGCGGCAAGACTCTGGCAAGACTCTGAAGGCTGCTACTGA
- the chpT gene encoding histidine phosphotransferase ChpT, translating into MSDASSPATATAPDMLELAALLCSRVCHDLISPVGAIVNGLEVLDDDPKPEDREFALDLIRKSAKTASARLQFCRLAFGAAGSSGAQIDLGDAQTMARGHIEDGKCSITWNLPRLLLPKNRVKLLLNMLVVSQHTIPRGGMLTIDPIGEGETMSFRITATGHNARLPQNISELLSGERGPAADAHAIQPYYTRLLAQACGLTVTLKPEGEAIIITAS; encoded by the coding sequence ATGTCTGACGCCTCGTCGCCCGCGACCGCTACTGCTCCCGATATGCTCGAACTCGCAGCGCTGCTGTGCTCGCGGGTCTGTCACGATCTCATCAGCCCTGTCGGCGCCATCGTCAACGGGCTCGAAGTGCTCGACGACGATCCCAAGCCGGAAGACCGCGAATTCGCGCTCGACCTGATTCGCAAGAGCGCCAAGACCGCCTCCGCCCGGCTGCAGTTCTGCCGTCTCGCCTTCGGCGCCGCCGGCTCCTCCGGGGCGCAAATCGATCTCGGCGATGCCCAGACCATGGCGCGCGGCCACATCGAGGATGGCAAGTGCTCGATCACCTGGAATCTGCCGCGGCTCCTGCTGCCGAAGAATCGCGTCAAGCTGCTGCTCAACATGCTGGTCGTGTCCCAGCACACGATCCCGCGCGGCGGCATGCTGACGATCGACCCGATCGGCGAGGGCGAAACGATGAGCTTTCGCATCACCGCGACCGGACATAATGCGCGCCTGCCGCAGAACATCTCCGAGCTCTTGAGCGGCGAGCGCGGCCCTGCCGCGGATGCGCATGCGATCCAGCCTTATTATACGCGGCTGCTGGCGCAGGCCTGCGGGCTCACCGTGACGCTCAAGCCGGAAGGCGAAGCCATCATCATTACCGCTTCGTAA
- a CDS encoding CheR family methyltransferase, producing the protein MTPVDYDYLRKFLKERSGLDLSPDKQYLVESRLLPLARKASLSGIPDLVLKIRNGDGRLATDVVEAMTTNETFFYRDKIPFDHLRDTILPGLIKARAARKSLRIWSAASSTGQEPYSIAMCVKEMGAALAGWRIEIVATDLSQEVLEKSKAGIYSQFEVQRGLPIQHLMKYFTQAGETWQLNADIRAMVQFRQLNLLQDFSHLGTFDVIFCRNVLIYFDQDTKAVIFERMAKGLEADGTLLLGAAESVVGITDAFRPITDRRGLYQLNPARSGRPMGGLMPQPLKIAAAR; encoded by the coding sequence GTGACGCCGGTTGACTACGACTATCTGCGTAAGTTCCTGAAAGAGCGCTCCGGACTCGATCTGTCCCCTGACAAGCAATATCTGGTCGAGAGCCGGCTCTTGCCGTTGGCGCGCAAGGCGAGTCTGTCAGGCATTCCCGATCTCGTGCTGAAGATCAGGAACGGCGACGGCCGGCTTGCCACCGACGTCGTCGAAGCGATGACCACCAACGAGACCTTCTTCTACCGCGACAAGATTCCCTTCGATCACTTGCGCGACACCATCCTGCCGGGCCTGATCAAGGCGCGCGCGGCGCGCAAGAGCTTGCGCATCTGGTCGGCGGCGTCGTCGACGGGTCAGGAGCCCTATTCGATCGCGATGTGCGTGAAGGAGATGGGCGCAGCGTTGGCCGGCTGGCGCATCGAGATCGTCGCCACCGATCTGTCGCAGGAGGTGCTGGAGAAATCCAAGGCCGGAATCTACAGCCAGTTCGAAGTGCAGCGTGGCCTGCCGATCCAGCACCTGATGAAGTACTTCACGCAAGCCGGCGAGACCTGGCAGCTCAATGCCGACATTCGCGCCATGGTGCAGTTCCGCCAGCTCAATCTGCTGCAGGACTTCTCCCATCTCGGCACGTTCGACGTGATCTTCTGCCGCAACGTGCTGATCTATTTCGACCAGGACACCAAGGCGGTGATCTTCGAGCGGATGGCGAAGGGCCTGGAGGCCGACGGCACGTTGCTGCTTGGCGCCGCCGAATCCGTCGTCGGCATCACCGATGCGTTCCGTCCCATCACCGACCGCCGCGGTCTCTACCAGCTCAACCCCGCACGCTCCGGCCGCCCCATGGGCGGATTGATGCCGCAGCCGCTGAAGATTGCTGCGGCGAGGTGA
- a CDS encoding response regulator, with protein sequence MRTCLVVDDSSVIRKVARRILEGLDFQILEAEDGEKALEACKRGLPDAVLLDWNMPVMDGYEFLGHLRRMPGGDQPKVVFCTTENDVAHIARALHAGANEYIMKPFDKDIVTAKFQEVGLI encoded by the coding sequence ATGCGAACTTGTCTCGTCGTTGATGATTCCAGCGTCATCCGCAAGGTTGCGCGCCGGATCCTGGAGGGCCTCGACTTCCAGATCCTCGAAGCCGAGGACGGTGAGAAGGCGCTGGAGGCTTGCAAGCGCGGCTTGCCCGATGCGGTGCTGCTCGACTGGAACATGCCCGTGATGGACGGCTACGAGTTCCTCGGCCATCTCAGGCGCATGCCCGGCGGCGATCAGCCCAAGGTCGTGTTCTGCACCACTGAGAACGACGTCGCGCATATCGCGCGCGCACTGCATGCCGGCGCCAACGAATACATCATGAAGCCGTTCGACAAGGACATTGTGACGGCGAAATTCCAGGAAGTCGGCCTTATCTGA
- a CDS encoding chemotaxis protein CheW, translating to MNKKTQVGEGAMVEYVTAMIGGQLFGLPISRVQDVFMPERVTRVPLSSREIAGVLNLRGRIVTVVDMRARLGLPQPEDGKVPMAVGVDLRGESYGLLIDQIGEVLRLPEAGMEENPVNLDPRMAKLAGGVHRLDGQLMVVLDVDRVLELAPEMMAA from the coding sequence ATGAACAAGAAGACGCAAGTGGGCGAAGGCGCCATGGTCGAATACGTCACCGCGATGATCGGCGGCCAGCTGTTCGGCCTGCCGATCTCCCGCGTCCAGGACGTGTTCATGCCCGAGCGCGTCACCCGCGTGCCCTTGTCCTCGCGCGAGATCGCGGGCGTGCTCAATCTGCGCGGCCGCATCGTCACCGTGGTCGACATGCGCGCCCGCCTCGGCCTGCCGCAGCCCGAGGACGGCAAGGTGCCGATGGCGGTCGGCGTTGACCTCCGCGGCGAATCCTATGGCCTCCTGATCGACCAGATCGGCGAGGTGCTGCGCCTGCCGGAAGCCGGCATGGAAGAAAATCCCGTCAACCTCGACCCCCGCATGGCCAAGCTCGCCGGCGGCGTCCATCGCCTCGACGGCCAGCTCATGGTCGTCCTCGACGTCGATCGCGTCCTCGAGCTCGCGCCCGAGATGATGGCGGCCTGA